The Sporosarcina ureae genomic sequence CGAACCACAAGCACCTGCAAAAAGAGCTGCCTCAACTGCTTCTAGGTCTGCCAAAGTACCAACGGGTAAAATTATAGAGGTTTTAAAAGCGGCAACAAAGTCCGATATTCAAGTGATTCGTGAGCAATGGGCAGGTATGATGCAAAGTATGCAACGTTCGCACGCTGCTTTGTTGGAAGAGACGGAGCCTGTAGCAGCATCTGAGACGGCATTTGTGCTAAAATTTAAATATGAAATTCATTGCTTGATGGCTTCTGAAAATGCTACATTACAAGCAGGCTTATCGGATGCGTTACTGCGGCTGACAGGCAAAGGTTATGAAGTAATCTATGTAGCGGAAGAAAGCTGGTTGCAAGTTCGTGCTGATTTCATTCAAAAAAGTGGATTGGCTAGTCAAAAAAGTAAGGAAAACCCTCAACAGTCAGTAGATGAACAACAAACGTCGGCGTTTATAGAAGAAGCAACAATTGAAGACGCAGACCCACTCGTAACTGAAGCTGAGAAAATGTTTGGAAAAGATTTTATTACAATAGAAGAGTAATTTACTAAGGAGGAATTATTTATGCGTGGAGCAGGGAATATGCAAGGTATGATGAAGCAGATGCAGAAGATGCAAAAGAAGATGGCAGAGGCACAGGAGAACTTAGGAAATGAGCGAATGGAAGGTACAGCAGGTGGTGGGATGGTAAAAGTAATCGTCTCAGGCCATAAAGAAGTACTTGAAGTAATCATTGATCCAGAAGCGGTAGATCCAGAAGACGTAGAAATCTTACAAGACTTGATTGTCATAGCTACAAATGATGCTATTGCAAAAGCGGAAGAAATTACGAACTCCACAATGGGCCAATTTACAAAAGGAATGAACTTGCCCGGGATGTTCTAGGAGGTTGTATAATGCATTATCCTGAACCTATATCTAAATTAATGGATAGCTTTATGAAATTGCCAGGCATTGGCCCCAAAACTGCGGGTCGTCTGGCGTTTTTTGTATTAAGTATGAAAGAAGATACTGTGCTAGATTTTGCTAAAGCGTTAGTGGATGCGAAACGTAATCTTCAGTTTTGTTCAGTTTGTGGCCATATTACTGATATCGATCCGTGTTACATCTGTCAGGATCAATCACGTGATCGCTCGACAATATGTGTCGTGCAAGATCCGAAAGACGTGATTGCCATGGAGAAAATGCGTGACTATCGTGGTTTGTACCATGTATTACAAGGTGCAATATCACCGATGGACGGAATCGGGCCGGAAGATATCAATGTTCCATCATTACTAACTAGACTTCAAGAGGACGAAGTGCAGGAATTGATTCTTGCGACGAACCCTACTATAGAAGGAGAAGCAACGGCCATGTATATTTCGAGGCTGGTTAAACCATCCGGAATCACGACAACGCGTATCGCTCATGGCTTACCTGTCGGTGGAGATCTAGAATATGCGGATGAAGTTACATTGTCTAGAGCATTGGAAGGTCGTCGAGAATTATAAAAAGAATTAAAAGGTAGGGAACGACTAGACTAATCCTCTGCAGAGGCGCATATAGATAAGTATCTATGAGATAGAAAGGGCGTTTTCTGTGAGGATTTTAGTCATAGCTATATTAGGAGCCGTTGCATTATTGCTTTTAAGTATGAGTCGGACCACTCTTGAAAAAAACATGGAGCGCTTATCGGTATTCTGGTTTAGATTAGCTTTTGCGTTCTTTATTCTTTTCTTAATGAATATCGCTGGTGGATTTATTGGAATCTACGTACCTGTAAACATTGCATCTGGCATGATCTTAGCTATACTAGGGGTGCCGGGATTCGCGGCGCTATGCGGTTTCGCCATTCTTTTTTAAAAGAATGGTGAAAAAGCTTGCATTCCCACAAATGCGGTGGTATATTTATAAGCGTCGCATCAAGCAGTTGCGAAAACATCAAACTTAACAAGAAAAAATTTTTAAGTAAAAGTGTTGACAACGAAATGATGAGATGTTAATATTAGAAAGTTGCCTCTTACGAGAGACCAACCGAATGAACCTTGAAAACTGAACAGCAAAACGTTAACGAAATACAGTTGGTGCATCTAACGATGACACAAACAAAATGAGTATCTTAATTGATGCCAGCAAATGAAACTCGAGCTAATCGAATTTCTCTTATGGAGAGTTTGATCCTGGCTCAGGACGAACGCTGGCGGCATGCCTAATACATGCAAGTCGAGCGAACTGTTGGAAGCTTGCTTCCTTCAGTTAGCGGCGGACGGGTGAGTAACACGTGGGCAACCTGCCCTTCAGATGGGGATAACTCCGGGAAACCGGGGCTAATACCGAATAATCCATTTTCTCGCATGAGGAAATGTTGAAAGACGGCGTCTCGCTGTCACTGAAGGATGGGCCCGCGGCGCATTAGCTAGTTGGTGGGGTAATGGCTCACCAAGGCCACGATGCGTAGCCGACCTGAGAGGGTGATCGGCCACACTGGGACTGAGACACGGCCCAGACTCCTACGGGAGGCAGCAGTAGGGAATCTTCCACAATGGACGAAAGTCTGATGGAGCAATGCCGCGTGAGTGAAGAAGGTTTTCGGATCGTAAAGCTCTGTTGTAAGGGAAGAACAAGTACAGGAGTAACTGTCTGTACCTTGACGGTACCTTACCAGAAAGCCACGGCTAACTACGTGCCAGCAGCCGCGGTAATACGTAGGTGGCAAGCGTTGTCCGGAATTATTGGGCGTAAAGCGCGCGCAGGCGGTCCTTTAAGTCTGATGTGAAAGCCCACGGCTCAACCGTGGAGGGTCATTGGAAACTGGAGGACTTGAGTACAGAAGAGGAAAGCGGAATTCCACGTGTAGCGGTGAAATGCGTAGAGATGTGGAGGAACACCAGTGGCGAAGGCGGCTTTCTGGTCTGTAACTGACGCTGAGGCGCGAAAGCGTGGGGAGCAAACAGGATTAGATACCCTGGTAGTCCACGCCGTAAACGATGAGTGCTAAGTGTTAGGGGGTTTCCGCCCCTTAGTGCTGCAGCTAACGCATTAAGCACTCCGCCTGGGGAGTACGGCCGCAAGGCTGAAACTCAAAGGAATTGACGGGGACCCGCACAAGCGGTGGAGCATGTGGTTTAATTCGAAGCAACGCGAAGAACCTTACCAGGTCTTGACATCCCAGTGACCGTCATGGAGACATGATTTTCCCTTCGGGGACACTGGTGACAGGTGGTGCATGGTTGTCGTCAGCTCGTGTCGTGAGATGTTGGGTTAAGTCCCGCAACGAGCGCAACCCTTAATGTTAGTTGCCATCATTTAGTTGGGCACTCTAATGTGACTGCCGGTGACAAACCGGAGGAAGGTGGGGATGACGTCAAATCATCATGCCCCTTATGACCTGGGCTACACACGTGCTACAATGGACGATACAGAGGGCTGCAAACCCGCGAGGGGGAGCCAATCCCAGAAAATCGTTCCCAGTTCGGATTGCAGGCTGCAACTCGCCTGCATGAAGCCGGAATCGCTAGTAATCGTGGATCAGCATGCCACGGTGAATACGTTCCCGGGTCTTGTACACACCGCCCGTCACACCACGAGAGTTTGTAACACCCGAAGTCGGTGGGGTAACCCTTAGGGGAGCTAGCCGCCGAAGGTGGGACAGATGATTGGGGTGAAGTCGTAACAAGGTAGCCGTATCGGAAGGTGCGGCTGGATCACCTCCTTTCTAAGGATAATGTTTTCTTGCCTGAAATACGGAAGAAACATTCGGAAGATAGATCTTCGATCTATCACGTTAACGTTTTGCGTTCAGTTTTGAAGGCTCATATCGTGAGTGTTCAAAACTTTTTTCTTGTTCATTGAAAACTGGATAAAACGACATTGAAAGTAATCAAGTAATCAACCGAGTCGCATATATGCGATTCAAGCAATCTTTTTAACCGATGGAATCCTATCGCTAGGATGAAATTGGACCTTTTATAGGTTAAGTTAGAAAGGGCGCACGGCGGATGCCTTGGCACTAGGAGCCGATGAAGGACGGCACTAACACCGATATGCTTCGGGGAGCTGTAAGTGAGCTTTGATCCGAAGATTTCCGAATGGGGAAACCCACTGTCCATAATGGGACAGTACGTGTATGTGAATACATAGCATACTCGTGGCACACCCGGAGAACTGAAACATCTAAGTACCCGGAGGAAGAGAAAGAAACATCGATTCCCTTAGTAGCGGCGAGCGAAACGGGAAGAGCCCAAACCAAGAAGCTTGCTTCTTGGGGTTGTAGGACACTCTATACGGAGTTACAAAGGAATGTGTTAGATGAAGCGACCTGGAAAGGTCTGCCAAAGAGGGTAAAAGCCCCGTAGTCGAAAGCATATTCTCTCCAGAGTGGATCCTGAGTACGGCGGAACACGTGAAATTCCGTCGGAATCCGGGAGGACCATCTCCCAAGGCTAAATACTCCCTAGTGACCGATAGTGAACCAGTACCGTGAGGGAAAGGTGAAAAGCACCCCGGAAGGGGAGTGAAATAGATCCTGAAACCGTGCGCTTACAAATTGTCAGAGCCCGTTAATGGGTGATGGCGTGCCTTTTGTAGAATGAACCGGCGAGTTACGATTCCATGCAAGGTTAAGCTGAGAAAGCGGAGCCGCAGCGAAAGCGAGTCTGAATAGGGCGAATCAGTATGGGGTCGTAGACCCGAAACCAGGTGATCTACCCATGTCCAGGGTGAAGGTCAGGTAACACTGACTGGAGGCCCGAACCCACGTATGTTGAAAAATGCGGGGATGAGGTGTGGGTAGCGGTGAAATTCCAATCGAACCTGGAGATAGCTGGTTCTCTCCGAAATAGCTTTAGGGCTAGCCTCAAACGAAAGAATCTCGGAGGTAGAGCACTGTTTGGACGAGGGGCCCATCCCGGGTTACCGAATTCAGACAAACTCCGAATGCCGATGATTTATGTTTGG encodes the following:
- the recR gene encoding recombination mediator RecR produces the protein MHYPEPISKLMDSFMKLPGIGPKTAGRLAFFVLSMKEDTVLDFAKALVDAKRNLQFCSVCGHITDIDPCYICQDQSRDRSTICVVQDPKDVIAMEKMRDYRGLYHVLQGAISPMDGIGPEDINVPSLLTRLQEDEVQELILATNPTIEGEATAMYISRLVKPSGITTTRIAHGLPVGGDLEYADEVTLSRALEGRREL
- a CDS encoding pro-sigmaK processing inhibitor BofA family protein, whose translation is MRILVIAILGAVALLLLSMSRTTLEKNMERLSVFWFRLAFAFFILFLMNIAGGFIGIYVPVNIASGMILAILGVPGFAALCGFAILF
- a CDS encoding YbaB/EbfC family nucleoid-associated protein is translated as MRGAGNMQGMMKQMQKMQKKMAEAQENLGNERMEGTAGGGMVKVIVSGHKEVLEVIIDPEAVDPEDVEILQDLIVIATNDAIAKAEEITNSTMGQFTKGMNLPGMF